The segment GGGGCGGGTGAACTGCTGGCCGAGTTTCTCGAATCGCTCGATCCCGAACGGCTGGGTACGCAGGTGCGCGGCGGGCTTAAGGCGCTGGCTGCGAAGGTCGAGGTCGCGCCGCTGCTGGGCCAGATGCTGACCGCGGCCATTGCCGACAAGCGCCACCTGCCGCTGATGGATTCGGCCATCCGCTGGGCCGGGCTGACGATCGAAGCCAACGAAGGGCTCATCCGCGCGATGATCCACGACAAGGCCAACGGCCTGGTCCGCTGGACCGGCCTCGACGAGCGGCTGGCGAACGCCGTGCTCGACGGGCTGTACAAGCTGCTTGCCGAAGTCCTGATCGATCCGGCGCATCCGCTGCGCGGAAAGCTTGACGAAGGGCTCGCCAAGCTCGCGCACGACCTTCTCCACGACGCCGAGACCCGCGAGAAGATCGAGCGGATGAAGAACGAGCTGCTCGACAACCCGGCGGTATCGACCTGGTGGATCGGAGTGTGGGAGCGGATCCGCACCAGCCTGATCAAGACCGCGCGCGAACCCGGCGGCGGGCTTGGCGGGCAACTGACCCAGAGCCTGGCGGAGCTCGGCAAGGTGCTGCGGGACGATCCGCGCATGCAGCTGCAGCTCAACCGCTTCGCGCGCCGCACCGCCGTCGGCGTTGCCACACGTTATGGCGGGCAGATCGTGCGTCTGGTGTCGGAGACAGTCCGCCGGTGGGATGCACGCACGGTGACCGACCGGATCGAAGGGGCGGTGGGCCGCGACCTCCAGTTCATTCGTCTGAACGGGACCATCGTGGGCGGACTGGCGGGAGTGGCGATCCACGCCGCCGACGTGCTGCTGTGACGGATCGCCCCGTACTGGTCACCGACCGGCTGGAGCTATGGCAACCGCAAGCATCCGATGAGCCGGAGCTGTTCGCCCTGATGCAGGCGCCTGGCGTGGCGCCATTTCGGTCGGCCAGCCGAGCGCGCGGACCATGTCACCCGGTTCCTGCGCAACGCCGGTTCCTGGCCCTTGCATGGCTACGGCTCGTTCGCCGTGCGCCTGCGGGACCAGCAGCCCCTCATCGGCAATTGCGGCGTGTTCTATTCGTGGCGGGGGTTGGGCGAGGACTTCGACGACCGGCCCGAGGCCGGCTGGATCGTGGGCGAGGCCTACTTTGGCCAAGGCATCGCGCACGAAGCCATGGCGGCCATCCTCGAATGGTTCGATCACACGCAGGGTCCGCGAGAGGTCGTCGCCATGATTGCGCCCGCCAACGTCCCGTCGATCCGTTTGGCCGGGAAGCTGGGTTTCGTGCCTACGCGACTGGCGCAGCTGCCGGCTACTGCTGAGGACGTGCAATTGTTCCAGCGGGCGCCTGGGGGGTAGTCTCGCGTGCAGGTGCGGGGGCGGCGCTCGGTTGAGGCGCGGGTATCGGCCGCACTACCTCGATCGACCAGTCGGGATAGGCAGCGCGCACCGCCGCAGCTGGGTCGGCGGCGCCGCTGTCCCGTTCCTCGTCCTCATCGCCGGGTGTGAGCCGTACGGCGGCATCCCGGCGCTCGGCGTCAATCAGCACCTCCGCCGGGTCGATGGCAAAGGACACCGCCAGTGCGGCGCGCACCCGCTGCGCCTCACGGGCGGTCAGAGCATTTTCGCGCGCGGCTGCTGCCTGTGCAAGGCGCTGGCTTTCCGCTTCAGCGGTACCGTTGCGCAGCTGGATGACCGACACGCGGGTGCTGTTCCCCAGCTCGTCGCGGGCGAGCTTGCCAAACGACTTTTCGAGGCCAGGGGCAAAAGCGGGCGCGATCACCACCGCAGTCACTCCTGGCCTGCGAGATTGGTAATCGACATCGAAGCGATCGATCGTTGCCGCGGGGCCGATCATCTTCTCAAGCGAATCCCGCAACACCGTGGTGGTGCGCGCCTCGCGCACGATGGCGGACAGGCTGAAGGCGAGCGGGATCGCCAGGATCGCGAGGGCGGCCAGGATGCCTCCGCTCTGGATCCAGGTCTGGCGCGGAGACAGCCCGGTGCCGAAGCCGTTGAAGCGCGCCACGACCGTCGCCATGAACGCGATCGCGGCGGTGTTGGTGATGTAGAGCAGAAGCGCGCCGCCGGCATATTCATATCGCCCCAACGCCAGACCCCAGCCCACGGTCGCCAGAGGAGGGATCAGGGCGGTGGCGATGGCGACGCCCACGAGGGTGGCGGAGAACTTGCGCAGCAGCGCATAGGCCCCCGCGACCCCGCCGAAGATCGCGACCATCAGGTCGAGCAGGCTGGGCCGCACGCGCGCGAGCAGGGCGGGGGTCGCATCGGTGATCGGCGACAGCACGGTCAGCAGCAGCGCGACGAGGATCGCCGCGCCGGTGCCGATGCCAAGCGTCTGCAGCGAACGCCGCAGCAGCCGTCCGTCGAAGGTCGCCAACGCGAACCCGAAGCCCATGATCGGCGCCAGCAGCGGCGAGATCAGCATGGCACCGATCACCACCGGGGCCGAATCCATCAGCAAGCCAAGATGGGCGATTGCCGTCGATAGGACGATCTGCAGCAGATAGCCGCGGGTCAGGCGGGCATCGCGCGCGATCGCGGCGATTGTCGCCGCGCGGCCATGTCCCTTCTTGCCGACCCCGGCGAACGCCCCGCCTCGGCGGCTAGCCTCCAGACGCTGCTCGCCCGCCGGGATGCTCACGTCAGAGCTTCTGGGTCAGCTCCGGCACCAGCTTGAACAGGTCGCCCACCAGACCGATGTCGGCGACCTGGAAGATCGGCGCGTCCTCGTCCTTGTTGATGGCGATGATGGTCTTGGAATCCTTCATCCCGGCAAGGTGCTGGATCGCGCCGGAAATGCCGACCGCGATGTACACTTCGGGCGCGACGATCTTGCCGGTCTGACCGACCTGGAAATCGTTGGGCACATAGCCCGCGTCCACCGCTGCGCGGCTTGCGCCGACGCCGGCGTTCAGCTTGTCGGCCAGCGGGAAGATCAGTTCCTTGAACGTTTCGCCGTCCTTCAGCGCGCGGCCGCCGGACACGATGACCTTGGCGCTGGTCAGCTCGGGACGTTCGCTCTTGGCAAGCTCGCTGCCGACGAAGCTCGACAGGCCGGCGTCACCCGTTCCGCTGACAGCCTCGATGATGCCATTGCCGCCCTCGCTGGCCGCCTTGTCGAACGCGGTCCCGCGCACGGTGATGACCAGCTTGGCATCGCTCGTTTCCACCGTGGCGATGGCGTTGCCGGCATAGATCGGGCGAACAAACGTGCGCTCACCCTCGATCCCGGTGATCTCGCTCAGCTGCATCACGTCGAGCAGCGCGGCCACGCGCGGGGCGATGTTCTTGCCGTTGGTGGTGGCCGCGGCCAGGAACGCGTCGTGGTGGCCCATCAGGTCGACCACCAGCGGCGCGACGTTTTCCGCCAGCTGGTTTTCGTAAGCCGCATCGTCGGCCACGTGAACCTTGCCCACGCCAGCGATCCTGGCGGCAGCCTCGGCCGCGGCTCCACAGCCGCTGCCGGCGACGAGCAAATGCACTTCGCCGAGCTTCGAGGCCGCGGTGACCACCGCCAGCGTCGCGTCTTTTACCGAGGTGTTGTCGTGTTCGACCAGAACGAGAGTCTTCATGTCTTCAACCTTTCCCAGCGGGAATTCTTACGCGATGCCCAGCGCCTTCATCTTGGCGACCAGCTCGTCGACGTCGGCGACCTTGATACCGGCCTGGCGGACCGGCGGCTCCGCGACCTTGACGGTCTTGATCCGCGGCGCGGTGTCGACGCCGTAGTCGGCCGGGCTCTTGGTCTCGAGCGGCTTGGACTTGGCCTTCATGATGTTGGGCAGCGAGGCGTAGCGCGGCTCGTTGAGGCGCAGGTCGGTGGTGACGATCGCAGGCATCGCCAGCTTGACCGTCTCCAGTCCACCGTCGATCTCGCGCTTCACGGTGACGTGATCGCCTTCGACGGTGACCTCGTTCGCGAAAGTGCCCTGGGGCCGACCCATCAGCGCGGCGAGCATCTGGCCGGTCTGGTTCGAATCGTCGTCGATCGCCTGCTTGCCCAGGATCACCAGGCCGGGCTGTTCGGCGTCGGCGATGGCTTTCAGGATCTTGGCGACCGCCAGCGGCTCGACCTCGTCGTCGGACTGAACCAGGATCGCCCGGTCAGCGCCCATGGCAAGGCCGGTGCGCAGCGTTTCAGTGGCCTTTGCCGGACCGATGCTAACCACCACGACCTCGGTAGCGGCGCCCTTTTCCTTCAGGCGCAGCGCTTCTTCGACCGCGATCTCGTCGAACGGGTTCATGCTCATCTTGACGTTCGCAAGATCGACCCCGCTACCGTCGGCCTTGACCCGCGGCTTCACGTTGTAGTCGATTACCCGCTTCACGGGGACGAGGATCTTCATGTCATCGCGCTCCTAAGCTTTGCGTGGCGCATCTAGATAACCTTTACGTAAGCGTCAACCGACGCCCTGCCGCGATCAGGCGGCCTGCTTGACCTCGGCGACGATCTTGCGGGCCGCATCGCCGAGATCATCGGCGCTGACGATCGCCAGGCCCGAATTGTCGAGGATGGCCTTGCCCTGCTCCACGTTGGTGCCCTCCAGCCGAACGACCAGCGGGACCGACAGGTTCACATCCTTGGCTGCGGCGACGATCCCGTCAGCGATGATGTCGCATTTCATGATCCCGCCGAAGATGTTGACCAGGATCCCCTTCACGGCCGGGTCCTTCAGTATGATCTTGAACGCCGCGGTGACCTTTTCCTTCGAAGCGCCGCCACCGACGTCGAGGAAGTTGGCCGGGAACGCACCGTTCAGCTTGATGATGTCCATCGTCGCCATCGCCAGACCGGCACCGTTCACCATGCAGCCGATGTTGCCGTCCAGCTTGATGTACGCGAGGTCGTATTCGCTCGCTTCGACTTCGGCCGGGTCTTCTTCGGTCTTGTCGCGCAGCGCCTCGATTTCGGGGTGGCGGTAGAGTGCGTTGGTATCGAAGCTCATCTTGGCGTCGAGCACCAGCAGCCGCTGGTCTTCGGTCACTACCAGCGGGTTGATCTCGAGCATCGAGCAGTCGGTGGCCATGAAGGCATCGTACAGCTGCCGGCTGAGCTTCTGGGCCTGCTTGTTCAGATCGCCCTTCAGCTTCAGCGCGAACGCCACGGCGCGGCCATGGTGCGGCTGGAACCCTTCGGCGGGATCGATGGAGAAGGTCGTGATCCGCTCGGGCGTGTCGTGCGCGACCGCCTCGATGTCCATTCCGCCTTCGGTCGAAACCACGAACGCCACCCGGCCCGTCGCCCGGTCGACCAGCAGCGAGAGGTAGAATTCGCTTTCGATATCGACGCCGTCGGTGATGTAGAGGCGCTGCACTTCCTTGCCGGCGTCGCCGGTCTGGATCGTCACCAGCGTGTTGCCGAGCATCTCGCGGGCGTTCGCCTCAACCTCTTCGATCGACTTCGCCAGCCGGACGCCGCCCTTGGCATCGGGGCCTAGTTCGGTGAACTTGCCCTTGCCGCGGCCGCCGGCGTGAATCTGCGCCTTGACGACGTAGAGCGGCCCGGGAAGCTGCTTCGCCGCCGCGACCGCTTCCTCGACGCTCAATGCCGCATGACCCGCGGGCACCGCGATGCCATGCTGTGCGAGCAGTTCCTTCGCCTGGTATTCGTGGATGTTCATCGCTGGCGCAGCTTCCTGTGTGATGGGCAAGTAGGCCGGGGCCTAAGCATGGATCGGTGCGCTTGAAAAGGGCGCGGTGCCGCTGCAAGGCCGGTTGATGATCGATGCACAACGTCTGGAAGCGATCGTCCGGGAGGCCGGGCGGATTGCCTTTGGCCAGTGGCCCGGCGCGGGTCACGCGCTGGATGCGTGGGAGAAGAGCCCGGGCAATCCGGTATGCGCGGCCGATATCGAGGTGGATGCTTTCCTGAAGCGCGAACTGGGGCGCTTGCTGCCGGCGGCCGGCTGGCTGAGTGAGGAGACCGCCGACGATCCCGCACGGCTTGCAAAGGGGCTGATCTGGCTGGTCGATCCGGTGGACGGCACGCGCGACTTCATCCGCGGGCGCCCGGGCTGGGCGGTCTCGGTCGCGCTGATCAGCGAAGGCCGGCCGCTGATGGGTTTCCTGTCGGCACCGGCACGCGATGAGTTCTGGAGCGGGGTGTCGGGCCAGGGAGCATGGCGCAACGGGGAGCCGCTGGCGGTGTCGCAGCGGA is part of the Altererythrobacter sp. TH136 genome and harbors:
- a CDS encoding DUF445 domain-containing protein, with product MGGIPTTPDRARIMRRTATGLLVAMAALFVISGQWVEVHPAWGFVRAFAEAAMIGGLADWFAVTALFRRPLGLPIPHTAIIPENKDRIADTMASFLQDNFLTPAVVARRMQDMNLARAAGEYLAAPSQGETGARLRAGAGELLAEFLESLDPERLGTQVRGGLKALAAKVEVAPLLGQMLTAAIADKRHLPLMDSAIRWAGLTIEANEGLIRAMIHDKANGLVRWTGLDERLANAVLDGLYKLLAEVLIDPAHPLRGKLDEGLAKLAHDLLHDAETREKIERMKNELLDNPAVSTWWIGVWERIRTSLIKTAREPGGGLGGQLTQSLAELGKVLRDDPRMQLQLNRFARRTAVGVATRYGGQIVRLVSETVRRWDARTVTDRIEGAVGRDLQFIRLNGTIVGGLAGVAIHAADVLL
- a CDS encoding GNAT family N-acetyltransferase; this translates as MRNAGSWPLHGYGSFAVRLRDQQPLIGNCGVFYSWRGLGEDFDDRPEAGWIVGEAYFGQGIAHEAMAAILEWFDHTQGPREVVAMIAPANVPSIRLAGKLGFVPTRLAQLPATAEDVQLFQRAPGG
- a CDS encoding DUF389 domain-containing protein, with amino-acid sequence MSIPAGEQRLEASRRGGAFAGVGKKGHGRAATIAAIARDARLTRGYLLQIVLSTAIAHLGLLMDSAPVVIGAMLISPLLAPIMGFGFALATFDGRLLRRSLQTLGIGTGAAILVALLLTVLSPITDATPALLARVRPSLLDLMVAIFGGVAGAYALLRKFSATLVGVAIATALIPPLATVGWGLALGRYEYAGGALLLYITNTAAIAFMATVVARFNGFGTGLSPRQTWIQSGGILAALAILAIPLAFSLSAIVREARTTTVLRDSLEKMIGPAATIDRFDVDYQSRRPGVTAVVIAPAFAPGLEKSFGKLARDELGNSTRVSVIQLRNGTAEAESQRLAQAAAARENALTAREAQRVRAALAVSFAIDPAEVLIDAERRDAAVRLTPGDEDEERDSGAADPAAAVRAAYPDWSIEVVRPIPAPQPSAAPAPARETTPQAPAGTIARPQQ
- a CDS encoding FAD-binding protein, producing the protein MKTLVLVEHDNTSVKDATLAVVTAASKLGEVHLLVAGSGCGAAAEAAARIAGVGKVHVADDAAYENQLAENVAPLVVDLMGHHDAFLAAATTNGKNIAPRVAALLDVMQLSEITGIEGERTFVRPIYAGNAIATVETSDAKLVITVRGTAFDKAASEGGNGIIEAVSGTGDAGLSSFVGSELAKSERPELTSAKVIVSGGRALKDGETFKELIFPLADKLNAGVGASRAAVDAGYVPNDFQVGQTGKIVAPEVYIAVGISGAIQHLAGMKDSKTIIAINKDEDAPIFQVADIGLVGDLFKLVPELTQKL
- a CDS encoding electron transfer flavoprotein subunit beta/FixA family protein, which produces MKILVPVKRVIDYNVKPRVKADGSGVDLANVKMSMNPFDEIAVEEALRLKEKGAATEVVVVSIGPAKATETLRTGLAMGADRAILVQSDDEVEPLAVAKILKAIADAEQPGLVILGKQAIDDDSNQTGQMLAALMGRPQGTFANEVTVEGDHVTVKREIDGGLETVKLAMPAIVTTDLRLNEPRYASLPNIMKAKSKPLETKSPADYGVDTAPRIKTVKVAEPPVRQAGIKVADVDELVAKMKALGIA
- the sucC gene encoding ADP-forming succinate--CoA ligase subunit beta → MNIHEYQAKELLAQHGIAVPAGHAALSVEEAVAAAKQLPGPLYVVKAQIHAGGRGKGKFTELGPDAKGGVRLAKSIEEVEANAREMLGNTLVTIQTGDAGKEVQRLYITDGVDIESEFYLSLLVDRATGRVAFVVSTEGGMDIEAVAHDTPERITTFSIDPAEGFQPHHGRAVAFALKLKGDLNKQAQKLSRQLYDAFMATDCSMLEINPLVVTEDQRLLVLDAKMSFDTNALYRHPEIEALRDKTEEDPAEVEASEYDLAYIKLDGNIGCMVNGAGLAMATMDIIKLNGAFPANFLDVGGGASKEKVTAAFKIILKDPAVKGILVNIFGGIMKCDIIADGIVAAAKDVNLSVPLVVRLEGTNVEQGKAILDNSGLAIVSADDLGDAARKIVAEVKQAA
- a CDS encoding 3'(2'),5'-bisphosphate nucleotidase CysQ codes for the protein MIDAQRLEAIVREAGRIAFGQWPGAGHALDAWEKSPGNPVCAADIEVDAFLKRELGRLLPAAGWLSEETADDPARLAKGLIWLVDPVDGTRDFIRGRPGWAVSVALISEGRPLMGFLSAPARDEFWSGVSGQGAWRNGEPLAVSQRTEFAGARVPADSLPREDRDLVMVDKPNSIALRAAMVASGDADLLATLRWGYEWDIGAAALIAREAGAAVTDALGRALNYNKRDPRAFGLLISAPAIHSAAVGRLADRAAAIAG